A region of Kwoniella shandongensis chromosome 14, complete sequence DNA encodes the following proteins:
- a CDS encoding elongation factor G, mitochondrial — MPGITRAVARSRFRQGSISTAPLRRPTILQRQPILIVPSSSSSAVRQRFATATAFSSSSSGGLVQKRFASSAAAVKEDGEGESVWPERVLPVLKDSDLKRLKRQRNVGISAHIDSGKTTLTERVLYYTGRIRDIHEVRGRDAVGAKMDSMELEREKGITIQSAATFADWLAPTPPTELAEGETLSSGEKEKFAINIIDTPGHVDFTIEVERALRVLDGAVLVLCAVSGVQSQTITVDRQMRRYNVPRLAFINKMDRAGSNPFRVIQQLRGKLKMNAAAVQVPIGSEGDFGGVVDLVRMKALYNEGVKGNQVVETDDIPETVRALAEEKRAELIEQLSEADETLCDLFLEEAPISELDIAQALRRATTSLRFTPVFLGSAIKNTGVQALLDGVCAYLPNPNEVHNQALDAALPPQAPPIPLVPAADAPLVGLAFKLEEGRYGQLTYMRVYQGELKRGSLIYNARTGKKVKVPRLVRMHSDEMEDVEAIGAGEICAMFGVECSSGDTFTDGSTTYSMPVISLSIRPEGNETPNFSRALNRFQKEDPTFRVHVDGESQETIISGMGELHLDIYVERMKREYNVACVTGKPRVAFRETITEPSKFNYTHKKQSGGSGQFGRVIGRIEPMETDPDTGKDTAFDNRIIGGNIPQQFIPAIEKGFQEALDRGLLTGHPITGCRFVLEDGSAHTVDSNELAFRLASVGAFREAFQKARPVVLEPVMTVEVVAPIEFQGNVIGALNQRKGTIIDTEVRDDEFTLTAEVALNDMFGYSSQLRGMTQGKGEFTMEYKSHQPVMANVQKDMTEAFRKKQLTK, encoded by the exons ATGCCAGGTATCACCCGAGCTGTTGCTCGATCGCGATTTCGTCAAGGATCAATATCGACAGCACCCCTTCGTCGTCCTACAATCTTACAACGACAACCGATCCTCatcgtcccttcttcttcttcttcagctgtcCGTCAACGATTCGCTACCGCTACCGCTTTCAGCTCGTCGTCAAGTGGCGGTTTGGTACAGAAGAGATTTGCTTCGAGTGCCGCTGCTGTCAAAGAGGATGGCGAGGGAGAATCTGTTTGGCCGGAAAGGGTGTTGCCGGTTTTGAAGGATAGTGATTTGAAAAGGTTAAAAAGGCAGAGAAACGTAGGAAT CTCCGCCCACATTGATTCTGGAAAGACCACTTTGACGGAACGT GTGCTCTACTACACTGGACGTATTCGTGATATTCACGAAGTACGAGGTCGTGATGCCGTTGGAGCCAAGATGGATTCGATGGAGCTTGAACGTGAAAAGGGAATCACCATTCAATCCGCTGCAACTTTCGCAGATTGGCTCGCACCCACACCGCCTACCGAACTCGCCGAAGGCGAGACCTTGTCGAgtggagagaaagaaaagtTCGCGATCAACATTATCGATACACCCGGTCACGTGGATTTCACGATCGAAGTCGAGAGAGCTCTGAGAGTGTTGGATGGAGCGGTTTTGGTGCTCTGTGCGGTTAGTGGTGTGCAATCGCAAACTATCACGGTGGATCGTCAGATGAGACGGTACAATGTGCCAAGATTGGCTTTCATCAATAAGATGGATCG AGCCGGATCCAACCCCTTCCGAGTCATTCAGCAACTCCGTGGCAAATTAAAGATGAATGCCGCTGCTGTTCAGGTCCCGATCGGATCGGAAGGCGACTTTGGGGGTGTTGTCGACCTTGTACGCATGAAGGCGCTTTACAACGAGGGTGTCAaggg AAATCAAGTCGTCGAGACCGATGACATCCCAGAGACCGTCCGTGCTCTtgcagaggagaagcgagcgGAACTCATCGAGCAATTGTCCGAAGCCGATGAGACACTTTGCGATCTTTTCCTTGAGGAAGCCCCCATCTCCGAACTCGACATTGCCCAAGCCCTCCGACGAGCGACTACCTCTTTGCGATTCACCCCAGTCTTCCTCGGTTCAGCAATCAAGAACACGGGtgttcaagctcttctcgatggtgtTTGCGCTTATCTCCCCAACCCTAACGAGGTCCACAACCAGGCTCTCGATGCGGCTTTGCCTCCTCAGGCGCCTCCCATCCCCCTTGTTCCTGCTGCCGATGCACCGTTGGTCGGCTTGGCAttcaagttggaagaaggtcgataTGGTCAATTGACCTACATGAGAGTGTACCAGGGAGAGTTGAAGAGAGGTTCTCTTATTTACAACGCTAGGACAggaaagaaggtcaaggtccCCAGATTAGTGAGGATGCACAGtgatgagatggag GACGTTGAAGCTATCGGCGCGGGAGAGATTTGTGCCATGTTCGGTGTCGAGTGCTCTTCGGGTGACACTTTCACCGACGGATCTACTACTTACTCAATG CCTGTCATCTCGCTTTCTATTCGACCGGAGGGCAATGAAACGCCCAATTTCTCTCGTGCTCTCAACCGATTCCAGAAGGAGGACCCCACGTTCCGTGTCCACGTCGACGGAGAGTCTCAGGAG ACTATCATTTCTGGTATGGGCGAGCTTCACTTGGACATCTACGTCGAGCGAATGAAGCGAGAATACAATGTCGCCTGTGTCACCGGTAAACCCCGAGTCGCCTTCCGAGAGACTATCACCGAACCCTCAAAGTTCAACTACACCCACAAGAAGCAGTCTGGTGGTTCTGGTCAATTCGGTCGAGTCATCGGTCGAATTGAACCTATGGAGACGGATCCCGATACTGGCAAGGACACGGCTTTCGACAACAGGATCATCGGAGGTAATATCCCTCAGCAGTTCATTCCTGCTATCGAGAAGGGTTTCCAAGAAGCGCTCGATCGAGGTTTGTTGACTGGTCACCCTATCACTGGATGTCGATTCGTCCTCGAAGATGGTTCAGCGCATACTGTCGATTCTAACGAATTGGCTTTCCGACTCGCTTCCGTTGGTGCATTCAGAGAAGCCTTCCAAAAGGCCAGACCTGTCGTCCTCGAACCTGTCATGACTGTCGAAGTCGTCGCACCTATCGAGTTCCAAGGTAACGTCATTGGAGCGCTTAATCAACGTAAAGGAACAATCATCGACACGGAAGTCAGAGATGATGAGTTTACCTTGACGGCGGAAGTGGCTTTGAACGACATGTTTGGTTATTCAAGTCAGTTGAGAGGAATGACTCAGGGCAAGG GTGAATTCACGATGGAATACAAATCTCATCAACCCGTTATGGCCAACGTCCAAAAGGACATGACAGAGGCGTTCAGGAAGAAGCAGTTGACCAAGTAG
- a CDS encoding pre-mRNA-splicing factor RSE1, translating into MHLLNLTLQPPSNITTAVVGSFSGTKGQEILVIKGGTKLEILKLNTGTGQLDTICSTEAFGTVRNVAGFRLAGMTKDYILASSDSGRLSIIEFVVTPTPHFESLYQEVYGKSGSRRVVPGQFLAVDPKGRSALVGALEKTKLVYVLNRNQEGKLFPSSPLEAHKNHTLVTHIVGVDQGYDNPLYAALEMDYSDADEDPTGEALENTQKYLTFYELDLGLNHVVRKWSEPTDRRANMLVQVPGGQNANSDKFDGPSGVLVCCEDHIIWKHMDADAHRIPIPRRRNPLVQRGDSSRGLIIVAAVMHKIRGAFFFLLQSEDGDLYKVWIEHEGEDVKALKIKYFDTVPVANSLCILKSGYLFVASEFSDQNLYQFQALGDDDGEQEWSSTDYPENGTIDGPLPYAFFNPRPLQNLLLVDTLSSLDPITDAQVVNLLGPASDAPQIYAACGRGPRSTFRTLKHGLDVSVLVSSPLPGVPTNVWTLKLTDEDEFDSYIVLSFPNGTLVLSIGATIEEVNDTGFLSSGPTLAVQQLGDSGLLQVHPYGLRHIRAADRVDEWPAPPGQTIVAATTNKRQVVIALSTAELVYFELDSEGSLSEYQDKKALPGNATCLSIAEVPEGRRRTPYLAVGCDNQTVSVISLEPESTLVTQSLQALTAPPVSICLAEIFDVNIDKNRPTMFLNIGLLNGVLLRTVVDPVDGSLSDTRLRFLGAKPPKLVRATVHGQPSVLAFSSRTWLLYTYQDMLQTQPLIYDTLEYAWTLSASMCPDGLIGISGNTLRIFTIPKLGEKLKQDLIPLSYTPRKFVSHPYNTVFYMIESDHRTYAPATVNRIVAEKEASGSRLDKTILELPPNEFGRPRAGAGHWASLIRVIDPVANESLMTLELDEDEAAFSLAICYFERGGGEPFLVVGTGVKTTLQPKGCQEGWLRVYAIKEQGKVLEFMHKTKTDEIPLCLAAFQGFLLAGVGKALRLYEMGKKALLRKCENNGFPTAVVTITVQGARIIVGDMQESTFYCVYRSIPSRQLLIFADDSQPRWLTCVTNVDYETIACGDKFGNIFLNRLDGRISETVDDDPTGATILHEKSFLMGAAHKTDLIAHYNVGSIVTSITKVSLVAGGRDVLVYTTISGAVGALIPFVSMDDVELMTTLEMHMRSHDVSLVGRDHLAYRGYYVPVKDVVDGDLCESFGLLPYSKQQAIAADLDRNVGEVLKKLEQMRTSSAF; encoded by the exons ATGcatctcctcaacctcacgCTCCAACCGCCTTCGAACATAACGACCGCGGTCGTCGGTTCTTTCTCGGGGACAAAAGGACAGGAGATATTGGTCATCAAGGGAGGTACAAAGTTGGAGATATTGAAGTTGAACACGGGTACAGGACAAC TGGACACAATATGTTCGACCGAG GCATTCGGCACGGTCAGGAATGTCGCTGGATTCAGATTAGCAGGAATgaccaaag ATTACattctcgcttcttctgaTTCTGGTCGGTTGTCAATAATTGAGTTTGTTGTCACCCCAACACCACATTTCGAGAGTCTGTATCAGGAAGTGTACGGAAAGTCGGGCAGTCG TCGAGTGGTCCCTGGTCAGTTCTTAGCGGTAGACCCGAAGGGTAGAAGTGCTTTGGTCGGAGC GCTCGAAAA GACGAAGCTTGTCTACGTCCTTAACAGAAATCAGGAAGGAAaactcttcccttcttcgcctttaGAAGCGCACAAGAACCATACTCTTGTGACACATATTGTTGGCGTGGACCAG GGATACGACAACCCTCTTTACGCGGCGCTGGAGATGGACTATTCAGATGCAGATGAGGATCCAACTGGAGAGGCGTTGGAGAACACTCAGAAA TATTTGACATTCTACGAACTGGATCTCGGTTTGAACCACGTCGTGAGGAAATGGAGCGAGCCGACAGATAGGAGAGCGAACATGCTTGTGCAAG TCCCTGGTGGTCAAAATGCCAATTCAGACAAGTTTGACGGACCCTCCGGTGTTTTGGTCTGTTGTGAGGATCATATCATATGGAAGCATATGGATGCGGACGCACATAGAATACCCATCCCGAGACGGCGGAACCCGCTTGTGCAGCGAGGAGACAGCAGTCGAGGATTGATCATCGTTGCGGCGGTCATGCACAAAATCAGA GGcgcattcttcttcctgctccAATCTGAGGATGGAGACCTGTATAAGGTGTGGATAGAGCacgagggagaggatgtcaaggctTTGAAGATCAAGTACTTCGACACTGTTCCGGTGGCGAACAGTTTGTGTATCCTGAAGAGCGGTTACCTCTTTGTTGCGAGCGAGTTCAGCGATCA AAACCTCTACCAATTCCAAGCCCTTGGTGACGACGATGGCGAGCAGGAATGGTCATCCACTGACTACCCCGAGAACGGAACCATCGACGGACCCTTACCTTACGCGTTCTTCAACCCGAGACCCCTTCaaaacctccttctcgtcgatactctttcatctctgGACCCCATCACCGACGCGCAAGTCGTCAACCTCCTCGGTCCGGCTTCTGATGCTCCCCAAATCTACGCGGCTTGTGGACGAGGACCTAGAAGTACATTCAGGACGCTTAAGCATGGACTGGATGTATCGGTGTTGGTCAGCTCTCCTTTGCCGGGTGTGCCAACCAATGTTTGGACATTGAAGTTGacggatgaag ACGAGTTCGATTCATACATTGTTTTGTCATTCCCCAACGGTACTCTTGTCCTATCGATCGGCGCTACCATCGAGGAAGTCAACGATACCGGTTTCCTATCCTCTGGTCCTACGCTTGCAGTTCAGCAACTAGGCGATTCCGGTCTTCTCCAGGTCCACCCGTATGGTCTCAGACATATTCGAGCTGCCGACCGAGTGGACGAATGGCCCGCCCCTCCTGGTCAGACTATCGTCGCTGCCACTACGAACAAACGACAAGTCGTCATTGCGCTCAGTACAGCGGAGTTGGTGTACTTCGAGTTAGATTCTGAGGGGTCATTGAGCGAGTACCAGGATAAGAAAGCTTTACCAGGGAATGCGACATGTCTGAGTATTGCTGAGGTACCTGAGGGCCGAAGACGGACACCTTACCTG GCGGTCGGTTGTGACAATCAAACGGTCTCAGTCATCTCTTTGGAGCCTGAGAGCACTCTGGTTACGCAAAGtcttcag GCTTTGACCGCTCCTCCTGTGTCTATCTGTCTTGCCGAGATCTTCGacgtcaacatcgacaagaATCGCCCGACCATGTTCCTTAACATCGGTCTCTTGAACGGTGTCTTATTGCGTACTGTTGTCGATCCTGTAGACGGCTCCCTATCCGACACTCGATTACGGTTCTTGGGCGCCAAGCCACCTAAGCTTGTTCGTGCGACTGTTCATGGTCAACCTTCCGTCTTGGCCTTCTCCAGCAGAACATGGCTATTATACACGTACCAAGACATGCTCCAGACTCAACCGCTGATTTATGATACACTGGAGTATGCCTGGACACTGAGCGCTAGCATGTGTCCGGACGGTTTGATTGGTATCTCTGGAAACACTTTGAG GATATTCACTATCCCCAAGCTGGGCGAGAAGCTTAAGCAAGATCTCATCCCATTATCATACACTCCTAGAAAATTCGTTAGCCATCCATACAACACTGTCTTCTATATGATTGAGTCAGATCACAGAACATACGCGCCCGCGACAGTCAACAGGATAGTagcggagaag GAGGCGAGCGGTAGTCGACTTGACAAGACGATATTGGAACTTCCTCCCAATGAGTTTGGACGACCGAGAGCGGGTGCGGGACATTGGGCGTCACTGATTCGTGTGATAGACCCTGTGGCT AACGAGTCCCTCATGACGCttgagctcgacgaggacgaggcggCCTTCTCGCTCGCCATTTGCTACTTTGAGCGGGGCGGAGGCGAACCTTTCCTCGTTGTCGGTACCGGTGTGAAGACTACCCTTCAACCGAAGGGATGTCAAGAGGGTTGGTTGAGAGTGTATGCTATCAAGGAGCAAGGGAAGGTCCTCGAGTTCATGCACAAG ACCAAGACGGATGAGATACCGCTTTGCCTTGCTGCCTTCCAGGGCTTCCTACTGGCTGGTGTCGGCAAAGCATTGAGATTGTATGAGATGGGTAAGAAGGCTTTGCTGCGAAAGTGTGAGAACAAC GGTTTCCCTACCGCGGTCGTGACGATCACTGTGCAAGGAGCACGAATTATTGTTGGCGACATGCAAGAGTCCACGTTCTACTGTGTTTACCGATCTATCCCATCTCGAcaactcctcatcttcgccgaCGATTCTCAACCGCGATGGCTCACGTGCGTCACCAACGTCGATTACGAGACTATTGCCTGTGGTGATAAGTTCGGTAACATCTTCTTGAACCGATTGGATGGGAGAATATCGGAGACAGTGGACGATGATCCGACAGGAGCGACGATCTTACATGAAAAGAGTTTCTTGATGGGGGCTGCTCACAAGACGGACTTGATTGCGCACTACAATGTGGGCAGTATCGTCACGTC AATTACCAAAGTGTCGCTAGTTGCTGGTGGAAGGGATGTTTTAGTCTACACCACCATTTCAGGAGCGGTCGGAGCGCTTATTCCCTTCGTATCGATGGATGACGTAGAACTCATGACAACGTTAGAAATG CATATGAGATCACACGATGTCTCTCTCGTGGGTCGAGATCACCTCGCATACAGAGGATATTACGTGCCCGTGAaggatgtggtggatggtgaTCTGTGTGAGAGTTTCGGACTATTACCGTACTCGAAACAACAAGCAATTGCGGCGGACCTGGATAGAAATGTGGGAGAGGTATTGAAGAAGCTAGAACAGATGAGAACGAGTAGTGCGTTCTAG